One window of Centropristis striata isolate RG_2023a ecotype Rhode Island chromosome 21, C.striata_1.0, whole genome shotgun sequence genomic DNA carries:
- the hoxb5b gene encoding homeobox protein Hox-B5b: MSSYFVNSFSGRYPNGSDYQLLNYGTNGAVSGSFRDPGTMHSGSFGYNYNGMDLTVNRTNNGGHFGAVREDARGFAPDARYRQTPNCSLSSPEPVPPSCATASREPLELKSPSPPSDRSSTSSGNKNSSTHFTEIKDATVGSETEEGAHSSGGSGSAPRAQQQQQQQQQQHQDPNATSSTPTSNDCQSPQIFPWMRKLHISHDMTGPDGKRARTAYTRYQTLELEKEFHFNRYLTRRRRIEIAHALCLSERQIKIWFQNRRMKWKKDNKLKSMSLVTGGSAFHN; the protein is encoded by the exons ATGAGCTCTTACTTTGTAAACTCGTTCTCAGGGCGCTATCCAAATGGCTCCGACTATCAGTTACTAAATTATGGGACTAACGGCGCTGTGAGCGGTTCCTTCAGAGACCCTGGCACCATGCACTCCGGGTCTTTCGGCTACAACTACAATGGCATGGACCTAACCGTGAACCGCACCAACAACGGCGGCCACTTCGGGGCCGTGAGGGAGGATGCCCGGGGATTCGCTCCGGACGCCCGCTACAGACAGACGCCCAACTGCTCGCTCTCGTCTCCAGAGCCGGTGCCGCCGTCGTGCGCCACGGCCAGCCGGGAGCCGCTGGAACTAAAAAGCCCCTCTCCGCCGTCTGACCGGAGCTCGACCTCGAGCGgcaacaaaaacagcagcactCATTTCACGGAGATAAAGGACGCCACCGTCGGCTCCGAGACCGAGGAGGGCGCGCACAGCAGCGGCGGCTCCGGCTCGGCTCCCCgggcgcagcagcagcagcagcagcagcagcagcagcaccaggacCCCAACgccacctcctccacccccaCATCAAATGATTGCCAATCGCCACAAATATTCCCCTGGATGCGGAAACTGCACATAAGCcatg ATATGACTGGACCTGATGGGAAAAGGGCCCGAACCGCGTACACCCGGTACCAGACGCTAGAGCTGGAGAAAGAGTTTCACTTCAATAGGTACCTAACCAGGCGGCGGAGGATAGAGATAGCCCACGCCCTGTGTCTTTCCGAAAGACAGATCAAAATCTGGTTTCAGAACCGCAGGATGAAGTGGAAGAAGGACAATAAACTGAAAAGCATGAGTCTTGTAACAGGAGGCAGCGCCTTCCACAACTGA